Sequence from the uncultured Flavobacterium sp. genome:
AACTTTTCCTAAACAAAAAGAGTTTGGGTAAAAAGAAAATGGAGCAATACGGACATTTAGAATGGAAAGTAAAATATACGCCGGGAACTTTGGAAGCAATTGGATATAAAAACGGAAAAAAAATCCTTTCGGATATTCAGAAAACGACCGAAAATCCAGAAGCTATAAAACTTTCGATAGATAAAGAAAATACGGCAAATGCTAATGTTTCTGTGATAACAGTTGAAGTTACAGATAAAAAAGGACTTCATGTTCCAACGGCAAATAATGAAGTAACATTTTCGATAAAAGGCGGAAAAATTTTAGGCGTTGGTAACGGAAATCCAACTTCTTTGGAAAAAGATCAATTCATTGACGAAATTCTGCTTACTCCAATAACCAACTTTGAAGAGCAAAAAGGAACGACAGCGATTTTACCGCAAGAATTACCTGTGTATTCGGATAATGATTGGACGACGGCTTTTAAGGACAGAGATTATAAAAAACAATCGCCTTCTTATATTTATCGCGGTCAGTTTGAATTAAAAGATTATTCGGCAACTAAAAATGTAAACTTTTTTTACAAGAAAATAGGAGTAGAAGCTGTGGTTTTTATCAACGGAAATAAAGTGAATTCAAGCGCCGAAGATCCTCAAAAATATATTCTGAATTCTAATATTCTAAAAGAAGGTAAAAACTCTATCTATATTATCGCAACACCATTGCAAAAAATAAAAGATTGGGATGTTATGAATACAGATCCGGGAATCATTCAAGTCGTAACACCAAGTAAACCTTGGACTAGACAGCTTTTTAATGGTTATGCGCAAGTCATTATTCAGAAAGAAAATAGTGATAAACCCATTATTTTGTCCGCTTCTGCGAAAGGATTGAAGTCACATATCATTACAATTTCCGGAAAAGAATAGCCTTTTTACTTTTTATAAAAAGAGTTACAACATATTGAACATAATTGTTTTAACACATAGAAACATAGATTTTGTGTGCTAAAATAAGGCGTTTCACTTATTGATAAAACACAGAGTTTTAGTATGTGAAAGAAATGTATTTCTTTTCGTATTCTTTATGTATATCAAAAATCTATGTTTCTATGTGTTGAATGAAATTTTATATAAAAATATTTCCTAATATTGATAGTTCAAAGACGATAGCGTAATTCTATATCGTTTTGGTCAATATTATTTCTCAAAAAGTCATATCAAATGCTGAACGATTTTCCGTTTTATTTAATCCTTGTCATCGTTATTCTTTTATTAATAATGTTGAGCAATAAAATCAAAGTAGCATATCCTGTTTTATTGGTTTTAGGAGGATTGGCAATTAGTTTTATTCCCGGAATTCCAGTGTTGCGTATCGATCCGGAACTTATTTTTGTGATTTTTCTTCCGCCATTATTGTATGAAGCTGCGTGGAATATTTCATGGAAAGAATTATGGCGTTGGCGACGCATTATTTGCAGTTTTGCCTTTTTGGTCGTGTTTTTTACAGCATTTTCTGTAGCTTTGGTTGCCAATCATTTTATACCCGGATTTTCATTGGCATTAGGATTTTTGCTTGGCGGAATCATTTCTCCGCCAGATGCCGTTAGCGCAGGAGCAATTCTTAAATTTGTAAAAGTTCCACGAAGATTATCCTCTATTTTAGAAGGCGAAAGTCTGTTAAATGACGCCTCTTCATTGATTATTTTCAGATTTGCATTGATTACAGTTGGAACAGGGCAATTTATCTGGCAAGATGCTATTACAAGTTTCGGATGGATGTTATTTGGCGGAGTTGGTATTGGTCTTGGAATAGGTTTTATTGCCATGAAATTGCATAAATACTTACCAACCGACGCAAATTCGGATATAATACTTTCTCTCGTTACACCTTATATCATATACATTGCGGCCGAAGAAGTTCATAGTTCAGGAGTTCTTGCCGTTGTGAGCGGAGGTTTGCTATTATCACATTTCAGACTTTCGTTTTTAAGCAGCAGTTCGCGTTTGCGTGGCGTTAATGTCTGGGAAAGTTTCTGTTTTATATTGAATGGATTGATATTTATGTTCATCGGACTTGATTTGCCTGAGATCGTTTCCGGATTAGAAGGTGTGAGTCTTTCATCTGCAATTGGTTACGGATTATTAATTACAGCGGTGCTTATTGTGGGAAGAATTTTATGTGCTTTTGCTGCTGTTTTTACCACTTTGATTGCCAGAAATTTTATAAAAGTTGCCGATGCGAGACATCCGGGATTCAGAGGTCCAATTTTAATTGGCTGGACCGGAATGCGCGGCGTAGTTTCTTTGGCTGCAGCCTTATCAATTCCCGTACAATTGGATGGAGCGCCGTTTCCGCAACGAAATCTAATCTTGTTTATCACGTTTGTAGTAATCCTGACAACGCTGGTTTTGCAGGGATTGACATTGCCTTATTTAATTAAGAAGTTCCACATGAAAGATCCTGATTATACAAAACCGGAAGACGAAATCTATAATCAGATTAAAAGAGAACTTGCAGATCACGCTTTAAATCATCTGAAAAACACTTATAGCAACGAATTAGAAAGACAACCCATTTTACAGCAAATTGCTCGTAAATGGGAAGATATTCATGTAAATACGGATGATAATATTCTAATGTCTGATGAAACCAAGATTATTTATCTCAATTTACTTGAACATCAGCGTAATTGGCTTTTGGATAAAAATCACGAAGAAATTCTGGATGAAGAAATTATTCGCAGGCATTTGCTTTATCTGGATTTAGAAGAAGAGAAATTGCAGTTTATGTAATCGCAAGAAATGCTTTTCTATTCTTTAACGTTTTTGAAACCTAACTTTTGTTTGATTTTCATAACTTTGCGGCATGAGTGATCAAATAGTTTCTAAAACAGCCGATTTTAATACTTCAGATTTAAAGCTAAAAGGTTTTAAAGTTTATGAAGTAAGCAACGATGTAAGCGCAATTCCGACGTATAACCGCAGAGATTTTTACAAAATCTGTATCAATACCAGTAAAAGTCTTATTCATTATGCTGATCGCGGAATAGAAACGGAAGGAACGATATTATTCTTCGGAAATCCGCATATTCCATATTCATGGGAGATTATTTCGCCTGCTTATAATGGTTATGCCTGTGTTTTTACCGAAGAATTTTTGAAAGCAAATGATCGCTCGGAAAGTCTTCATGAATCTCCTTTGTTTAAAATAGGAGGAACACCAATATTTACTTTATCATCTGAACAGGAAGTGTTTATAAACTCTTTGTTTAAGAAAATGATTGAAGAACAGGAAACTGATTATGTTTTTAAAGATGATTTAATTCGAAATTATATCAATCTGATTATTCATGAATCGATGAAAATGCAGCCTTCAGAAAATTTCTTTAAACACAAAAATGCTTCTTCCCGAATCACTTCTTTATTTTTGGAATTATTAGAAAGACAATTTCCAATAGAAACCAAGAACGAACCATTGGCTTTAAAGACGCCACAAGATTATGCACAAAGCCTTGCGGTTCATGTGAATCATCTAAATCGTTCTGTAAAAGAAATCACAGGAAAGCCAACAACGGCGCATATTACCGAAAGAATTATCAGCGAAGCAAAAGCATTATTGCATCACACAGATTGGAGTATCTCAGACATTGGGTATTCTCTTGGATTCGAATATCCAAGCTATTTTAATAATTACTTTAAAAGACTTACAGGAACAATTCCGAAATCATTAAGAACATAAATTGTTTCATATTCTTAATTTTTTGTTTGATTATTGTTATTTCTAATTGTCGTTGCTAAAGTAATTTTGCCTTCAAATAATTAGTATTAACCTCTTATCGGTTTTTAGCTGACTAAATATAACTTCTATAAAGCGCATTCTAGCTTTCTGATTTAGTTTCCGGCACTGATATTAAAAAACAAATAATTATGAAAGAACCAGAAAATCAATTAAATGAATCTATTTTCCCAAAAGGAGATTTAGCTTCAGCGGATTATTTTACAGGAAAAGCATGGGTGAAGATGTTGGTTCCAAATGATCCGATTTTAAATACGGCCGTAGGAAATGTGGTTTTTGAAGCCGGCGCACGCAACAACTGGCATACACATCCCGGAGGTCAAATTCTTATAGTTACTCAAGGAACAGGCTTTTACCAAGAAGTAGGGAAACCAATTCAATTGTTAAAAGAAGGTGATGTTGTAAACATTCATCCCGAAATTAAACATTGGCACGGAGCTTCTCCAGATGGTGAATTTACGCATATCGCAATCAGTACAAATACAGAAAAAGGTATTGTAGACTGGCTTGAACCGGTAACAGACGAACAATATAATAGCTTTAAATAATTAAAGTTAAAGTGTTGTTGGTTGATCTAGCGATGATTAACGGTATTGTTAGATCTTATTTTAAATAAAAATCAATCTCAAAAAATCAATTTTATGTCAACACTTTATACTTCCGCTATTGAAGAGGGCAAAGTCCCAAATACATTTATGACTGGTGATGTTTCTTATAAAAAACAAACCAGCAATATTCATCCGGACAATACCATGATTAAAGAAGTTTCGTTCGAACCTGGTGCAAGATGCAAATGGCATATTAATGCAAGTTTGCAATTGTTTATCGCAACTGACGGAATTGGCTATTTTCAGGAAAAAGGAGCTGCTATTCGTTTGCTTCATAAAGATGAGGTAATTACGATTTTACCAGGCATAGAACATTGGTATGGTGCAACACCTTTCAGCCGATTTTCGCACATTAGCATCATTACAGAAATTGATAAAGGAAAAGGAATCTGGCTGGAAAGCGTTACAGATGAAGAGTACTTTAGCTTTGGAAAATAACCTAAGTTTCTGAGTTGCTAAGGTTCTAAGGTTTTAAGTCGCTATGTCAAAAAAAACTCAGAACCTTAGCATCTTAGTACCTCAGTACCTTTAAAAAAAAACAACAACAAAAACATGGAAACAAAAAACATAAAAGCCTTTGGTACAGAAGCTGCAGAAGCACCATTACAAACATTAGACATCAAACGTAGAGAAGTTTTAGCGCATGATGTAGAAATTGAAATTTTATATTGCGGAATCTGTCATTCAGATTTACATTCTGCCAGAAATGAGTGGCATGGAACGGTTTATCCAATAGTTCCGGGACACGAAATTGTTGGACGAGTAACAAAAGTGGGAGATCACGTAAAACATTTCAAAGTTGGCGATCTTGCCGGAGTTGGCTGTATGGTTGATTCTTGTAGAGAATGTGAGCATTGCAAAAATGACTTAGAGCAGTTTTGTGATGAAGGAAGTACGTTGACTTTCAATTCTCCTGACAAACATTTAGGCGGACAAACTTTTGGTGGATATTCTCAAAGTATTACAGTTGATGAAAATTACGTTTTACATATTTCAGATAAACTGGATCTTGCAGGAGTTGCACCTTTACTTTGCGCAGGAATCACAACTTATTCGCCATTAAAACACTGGAAAGTTGGTCCTGGACAAAAAGTCGGAATCGTTGGTATTGGCGGTTTAGGACATATGGGAATCAAATTGGCAAAAGCAATGGGCGCTCATGTTGTAGTTTTCACAACTTCATTATCTAAAACCGAAGATGCAAAACGCCTTGGAGCAGATGAAGTAGTTTTGTCTACAGATGCTGAACAAATGGCAAAACACGCCAAAACACTTAACTTTATCTTAGATTGTGTATCTGCGGAGCACAATATAGATTCATATTTGAATTTGCTTAAAGTAGATGGAACGCTAACTTTGGTTGGTGCGCCAATGGAACCACTTCCCGTAACTTCATTTAGTCTTATATTAGGAAGAAGAAGTTTTGCCGGATCTGCTATTGGCGGAATTGCAGAAACTCAGGAAATGCTGGATTTTTGTGCTGAACACAATATCACCGCAGATATCGAATTGATTGGTGTTAATGAAGTAAACGATGCTTACGAAAGATTGCTTAAAGGAGATATTAAATATCGTTTTGTAATTGATATGGCTTCTCTTAAGTAGCTAAGTGACTAAGGTTCTGAGTTACTAAGTTTTATAACTTTGCGACTTAGCGCCTTTGCGAGATTTTAAAAATTTTATATAAATACTTAAAAGGTCTGACTTTAATAACGTCGGGCCTTTTTTTTGTTCTTTTAAAAAAACATATATCATTTAATTATTAATTTTGAAAAGGAACAATGAAATCCTTTTTTGCTTTGAATAAACAATCGATTCCTACTTTATCTGTTGGTAATATACTTGGAGAAGAAACTTTAGATATTACTTTGTTTCGCCATAGCGTGAAGGGACGAAATGAATTTGAGCAGCCTCATAAACACGATTTCTACCTCGTTTTTTTTGTAGAAAAAGGTTCTGGTATTCACAACGTCGATTTTACAAAACATAACGTAAGCGAT
This genomic interval carries:
- a CDS encoding Na+/H+ antiporter gives rise to the protein MLNDFPFYLILVIVILLLIMLSNKIKVAYPVLLVLGGLAISFIPGIPVLRIDPELIFVIFLPPLLYEAAWNISWKELWRWRRIICSFAFLVVFFTAFSVALVANHFIPGFSLALGFLLGGIISPPDAVSAGAILKFVKVPRRLSSILEGESLLNDASSLIIFRFALITVGTGQFIWQDAITSFGWMLFGGVGIGLGIGFIAMKLHKYLPTDANSDIILSLVTPYIIYIAAEEVHSSGVLAVVSGGLLLSHFRLSFLSSSSRLRGVNVWESFCFILNGLIFMFIGLDLPEIVSGLEGVSLSSAIGYGLLITAVLIVGRILCAFAAVFTTLIARNFIKVADARHPGFRGPILIGWTGMRGVVSLAAALSIPVQLDGAPFPQRNLILFITFVVILTTLVLQGLTLPYLIKKFHMKDPDYTKPEDEIYNQIKRELADHALNHLKNTYSNELERQPILQQIARKWEDIHVNTDDNILMSDETKIIYLNLLEHQRNWLLDKNHEEILDEEIIRRHLLYLDLEEEKLQFM
- a CDS encoding helix-turn-helix domain-containing protein — its product is MSDQIVSKTADFNTSDLKLKGFKVYEVSNDVSAIPTYNRRDFYKICINTSKSLIHYADRGIETEGTILFFGNPHIPYSWEIISPAYNGYACVFTEEFLKANDRSESLHESPLFKIGGTPIFTLSSEQEVFINSLFKKMIEEQETDYVFKDDLIRNYINLIIHESMKMQPSENFFKHKNASSRITSLFLELLERQFPIETKNEPLALKTPQDYAQSLAVHVNHLNRSVKEITGKPTTAHITERIISEAKALLHHTDWSISDIGYSLGFEYPSYFNNYFKRLTGTIPKSLRT
- a CDS encoding cupin domain-containing protein, giving the protein MKEPENQLNESIFPKGDLASADYFTGKAWVKMLVPNDPILNTAVGNVVFEAGARNNWHTHPGGQILIVTQGTGFYQEVGKPIQLLKEGDVVNIHPEIKHWHGASPDGEFTHIAISTNTEKGIVDWLEPVTDEQYNSFK
- a CDS encoding cupin domain-containing protein gives rise to the protein MSTLYTSAIEEGKVPNTFMTGDVSYKKQTSNIHPDNTMIKEVSFEPGARCKWHINASLQLFIATDGIGYFQEKGAAIRLLHKDEVITILPGIEHWYGATPFSRFSHISIITEIDKGKGIWLESVTDEEYFSFGK
- a CDS encoding NAD(P)-dependent alcohol dehydrogenase; amino-acid sequence: METKNIKAFGTEAAEAPLQTLDIKRREVLAHDVEIEILYCGICHSDLHSARNEWHGTVYPIVPGHEIVGRVTKVGDHVKHFKVGDLAGVGCMVDSCRECEHCKNDLEQFCDEGSTLTFNSPDKHLGGQTFGGYSQSITVDENYVLHISDKLDLAGVAPLLCAGITTYSPLKHWKVGPGQKVGIVGIGGLGHMGIKLAKAMGAHVVVFTTSLSKTEDAKRLGADEVVLSTDAEQMAKHAKTLNFILDCVSAEHNIDSYLNLLKVDGTLTLVGAPMEPLPVTSFSLILGRRSFAGSAIGGIAETQEMLDFCAEHNITADIELIGVNEVNDAYERLLKGDIKYRFVIDMASLK